From Salinirubellus salinus, the proteins below share one genomic window:
- a CDS encoding ArsR/SmtB family transcription factor → MSELLPSDADVTAEQDGELQTLWLDSDEAGDLLSSLASDTARSVLTTLHDEPATASEVAERVDTSLQNARHHLCNLQDSGLVRVADTRYSSKGREMNVYAPARDPMIVFVGNERSESGLLDSLRRLLPVAAVLALASLLVQTLLATGSDGPTTGMVRVGQDVGATVGSTGLAPGLVFLAGGLFVLAVTLGVRYTTT, encoded by the coding sequence ATGTCAGAGCTACTGCCGTCGGACGCGGACGTCACCGCCGAGCAGGACGGTGAACTCCAGACGCTCTGGCTCGACTCCGACGAGGCTGGCGACCTGCTCTCGTCGCTGGCCTCGGACACCGCCCGGAGCGTGCTGACCACGCTCCACGACGAACCCGCCACCGCGAGCGAGGTGGCCGAGCGCGTCGACACCTCGCTCCAGAACGCCCGGCACCACCTCTGCAACCTCCAGGACAGCGGCCTCGTCCGGGTGGCCGACACGCGCTACTCCTCGAAGGGCCGCGAGATGAACGTGTACGCGCCCGCTCGCGACCCGATGATCGTCTTCGTCGGCAACGAACGCTCGGAGTCTGGGCTGCTCGACTCGCTGAGACGCCTCCTCCCCGTCGCGGCCGTGCTCGCGCTCGCGAGTCTGCTCGTCCAGACGCTCCTCGCCACAGGATCGGACGGCCCCACGACCGGGATGGTCCGCGTCGGGCAGGACGTCGGCGCGACCGTCGGGAGCACCGGACTCGCCCCGGGACTCGTCTTCCTCGCGGGCGGCCTGTTCGTCCTCGCCGTGACGCTCGGGGTACGGTACACCACCACATAG
- a CDS encoding S8 family peptidase, whose product MVRRLTLVVAVACLLALSPVVPFVASWVEADATSTPTGPSFEERLGGIVDEDPRPTAPVEEEVLVLVRLERGARLPGEYAVDVRERYTREGARHLRGYVPLTAVHDLSVDPRIEAVRIEGSRLETGRHVASGVQAIGADTLHRAGLTGENVTVGIVDADFRMSDPEIAGQVAAYRSFGGSGGNWEHGTAVASVVADTAPDAKLYLASVGDTTSPEAYREATDWLRASGVDVVLDAGSYLGQPSDGTGEVAAIAEETARETVFVAAAGNYGRSHWHGRGSTDAEGHVQFVPGVHTNDLAGGATVAGPVRVTARWEDVGGEGYDLLLYRRTAGPDPVVARGSEVVGRPVEHIATTVREGRYYVVVRAPDGPSGRLDVYASRPLSQHSTSGSLTAPATARGVLAVGAVDREGEVAAFSSRGPVGDRLGVDLVAPDTVAAPGTDAGQGTSYAAPYVAGTAALLIEGHPSFTPAQVRSVLRYSAVDTGLEGPDAETGYGRLDAGAAAEFAVEFERYAALNTTMADTSVDTGD is encoded by the coding sequence ATGGTTCGTCGGCTGACACTCGTCGTGGCGGTAGCCTGTCTGCTGGCGCTCTCGCCAGTGGTGCCGTTCGTCGCCTCGTGGGTGGAGGCCGACGCCACCAGCACGCCCACCGGGCCGTCGTTCGAGGAGCGTCTCGGCGGCATCGTCGACGAGGACCCCCGACCCACCGCGCCCGTCGAGGAGGAGGTGCTCGTGCTCGTCCGACTGGAGCGTGGTGCGCGTCTCCCGGGCGAGTACGCGGTCGACGTCCGCGAGCGCTACACGCGCGAGGGCGCTCGCCACCTCCGGGGGTACGTGCCGCTGACCGCGGTGCACGACCTCTCGGTCGACCCGCGCATCGAGGCGGTCCGCATCGAGGGGTCGCGACTCGAGACGGGGCGCCACGTCGCCTCGGGGGTGCAGGCCATCGGCGCCGACACCCTCCACCGGGCCGGACTCACGGGCGAGAACGTCACCGTCGGCATCGTCGACGCCGACTTCCGGATGAGCGACCCCGAGATCGCCGGGCAGGTCGCCGCCTACCGCTCGTTCGGTGGCTCCGGCGGGAACTGGGAGCACGGCACGGCCGTCGCGAGCGTCGTCGCGGACACCGCCCCGGACGCGAAACTCTACCTCGCCTCGGTCGGCGACACCACCTCACCCGAGGCGTACCGCGAGGCCACGGACTGGCTCCGGGCATCCGGCGTCGATGTCGTGCTCGACGCGGGGTCGTACCTCGGGCAACCGAGCGACGGGACCGGCGAGGTCGCGGCCATCGCCGAGGAGACGGCCCGAGAGACCGTGTTCGTCGCCGCCGCGGGCAACTACGGCCGGAGCCACTGGCACGGCCGCGGCAGCACCGACGCCGAGGGCCACGTCCAGTTCGTGCCCGGCGTCCACACGAACGACCTCGCCGGCGGGGCGACGGTGGCCGGCCCCGTCCGCGTCACGGCCCGTTGGGAGGACGTGGGTGGCGAGGGCTACGACCTGTTGCTCTACCGGCGGACCGCCGGGCCGGACCCGGTCGTCGCTCGCGGCTCCGAGGTGGTCGGTCGACCGGTCGAGCACATCGCCACCACGGTCCGCGAGGGCCGGTACTACGTCGTCGTGCGGGCCCCGGACGGGCCGTCGGGGCGACTCGATGTCTACGCCAGCCGCCCGCTCTCCCAGCACTCCACGTCGGGGAGTCTGACCGCGCCCGCGACGGCCCGCGGCGTCCTCGCGGTGGGCGCCGTCGACAGGGAGGGGGAGGTGGCGGCGTTCTCCTCACGCGGGCCGGTCGGTGACCGACTGGGCGTCGACCTCGTGGCACCTGATACCGTCGCGGCCCCGGGCACGGACGCTGGACAGGGTACCTCCTACGCCGCGCCGTACGTCGCCGGGACGGCTGCCCTCCTCATCGAGGGCCACCCCTCGTTCACGCCGGCGCAGGTCCGCTCCGTGTTGCGCTACTCCGCCGTGGACACGGGTCTCGAGGGGCCGGACGCGGAGACCGGGTACGGCCGCCTCGACGCGGGTGCGGCCGCCGAGTTCGCGGTCGAGTTCGAGCGCTACGCGGCGCTCAACACGACGATGGCAGACACGTCCGTCGACACCGGGGACTGA
- a CDS encoding GNAT family N-acetyltransferase produces the protein MYVRDARNRDEAWLLDHIEAMGLDDVAFRSRDYVVAVDDESDTRAGFGRLRFHPTPAEPECVELTSIGVLDGWRGQGVGAHVVERLVDTAEMEGFDRVYSLTSETEYLAQFGFYGVEREDLPDLLVERLEAKRESFDPDAIAMAVDVDRFRMPEALRERFKSAAEADAEPEIEETAEDFGIDADTATYKYDTGR, from the coding sequence ATGTACGTCCGCGACGCACGAAACCGTGACGAGGCGTGGCTCCTCGACCACATCGAGGCGATGGGACTCGACGACGTCGCCTTCCGCTCGCGGGACTACGTCGTCGCGGTCGACGACGAGTCGGACACCCGCGCCGGCTTCGGCCGCCTGCGGTTCCACCCGACGCCCGCGGAGCCCGAGTGTGTCGAACTCACCAGCATCGGCGTCCTCGACGGCTGGCGCGGACAGGGCGTCGGCGCCCACGTCGTCGAGCGACTCGTCGACACCGCCGAGATGGAGGGGTTCGACCGCGTCTACTCGCTCACCAGCGAGACCGAGTACCTCGCGCAGTTCGGCTTCTACGGCGTCGAGCGCGAGGACCTGCCCGACCTGCTGGTCGAGCGCCTCGAGGCGAAACGCGAGTCGTTCGACCCCGACGCCATCGCGATGGCCGTCGACGTCGACCGGTTCCGGATGCCCGAGGCGCTCCGCGAGCGGTTCAAATCCGCGGCCGAGGCCGACGCGGAACCCGAGATCGAGGAGACGGCCGAGGACTTCGGTATCGACGCCGACACGGCGACCTACAAGTACGATACCGGTCGCTGA
- a CDS encoding AMP-binding protein: MSTEEADQFDVVHEPSREFVESTNVYEFMQEYGIDDYESLIERTTTELEGESDSGVDWFWDELVDYLGIEFYADYDTVRDDSEGPQFTDWYPGGEVNVAHNVVDRHAAVDSPTRNKVATIWEGEDGDVREVTFHELHRQANKVANALEERGIETGDRVGLYMPMVPEVVSILYGCFKVGAIAVPIFSGFGVDATATRLEDPECDVLFTADGFYRRGSEVTLKGAADEAIAEADHDVGHTIVYERFDGTDSDVGVPMTEGRDAFWDDAVEAQSDEYDTKHLPSSQESMLLYSSGTTGKPKGIVHTHAGVQVQTAKEIHFGFDQRDSDRFFWVSDIGWMMGPWTLIGNHTFGGTIFMYEGAPDHPEPDRFWEMIDRHGLTQFGISPTAIRALRKRGDEWLEGHDLSSLRLLGSTGEPWDPESWMWFYENVGGSEAPIINISGGTEICGCFLMPLPTEPLKPCTLGGPGLGMDIDIVNSQGESIADTHERGFLVARDSCPSMTKSLWEGDERYLNTYWSSFEEPPMWDHGDWAQKDEDGFWFLHGRADDALNVAGRKVGPAEVEGALIEHEAVNQAAAVGVPDDTTGTAVVTYVILEPGVEESGELREELRAQVGEELGKPFRPREVLFVDEFPKTQSGKIIRRAIQATYTGEDLGDMSSIENPDALEDLEDAR; this comes from the coding sequence ATGTCCACCGAGGAGGCCGACCAGTTCGACGTGGTCCACGAACCCAGTCGGGAGTTCGTGGAGTCCACGAACGTCTACGAGTTCATGCAGGAGTACGGCATCGACGACTACGAGTCCCTCATCGAGCGGACGACGACCGAACTCGAGGGCGAATCCGACTCGGGCGTCGACTGGTTCTGGGACGAACTCGTCGACTACCTCGGCATCGAGTTCTACGCGGACTACGACACGGTCCGCGACGACAGCGAGGGGCCACAGTTCACCGACTGGTACCCCGGCGGCGAGGTCAACGTCGCGCACAACGTCGTCGACCGCCACGCTGCGGTCGACTCGCCCACCCGGAACAAGGTCGCCACCATCTGGGAGGGTGAGGACGGCGACGTCCGCGAGGTCACGTTCCACGAACTCCACCGGCAGGCGAACAAGGTGGCCAACGCGCTCGAGGAGCGCGGTATCGAGACGGGCGACCGGGTGGGGCTCTACATGCCGATGGTCCCCGAGGTCGTCTCCATCCTCTACGGCTGTTTCAAGGTCGGCGCCATCGCCGTCCCCATCTTCTCCGGGTTCGGTGTCGACGCCACCGCCACCCGACTGGAGGACCCCGAGTGCGACGTGCTGTTCACCGCCGACGGGTTCTACCGGCGCGGGAGCGAGGTCACCCTGAAGGGTGCTGCAGACGAGGCCATCGCCGAGGCCGACCACGACGTGGGCCATACCATCGTCTACGAGCGGTTCGACGGCACGGACTCGGACGTGGGCGTGCCGATGACCGAGGGGCGCGACGCCTTCTGGGACGACGCCGTCGAGGCGCAATCCGACGAGTACGACACCAAGCACCTGCCGTCCTCGCAGGAGTCGATGCTGCTCTACTCCTCGGGGACGACGGGAAAGCCGAAGGGTATCGTCCACACGCACGCGGGCGTGCAGGTCCAGACGGCGAAGGAGATCCACTTCGGCTTCGACCAACGGGACTCGGACCGCTTCTTCTGGGTCAGCGACATCGGCTGGATGATGGGGCCGTGGACGCTCATCGGGAACCACACGTTCGGCGGGACCATCTTCATGTACGAGGGGGCGCCGGACCACCCCGAGCCGGACCGGTTCTGGGAGATGATCGACCGCCACGGGCTCACCCAGTTCGGCATCTCGCCGACGGCCATCCGCGCGCTCCGCAAGCGGGGCGACGAGTGGCTGGAGGGCCACGACCTCTCCTCGCTGCGACTGCTCGGGTCGACGGGCGAGCCGTGGGACCCCGAGTCGTGGATGTGGTTCTACGAGAACGTCGGCGGGAGCGAGGCGCCCATCATCAACATCAGCGGGGGGACCGAGATATGCGGGTGTTTCCTGATGCCGCTCCCCACCGAGCCGCTCAAACCCTGCACGCTCGGTGGACCGGGGCTGGGGATGGACATCGACATCGTGAACTCGCAGGGGGAGTCCATCGCGGACACGCACGAGCGGGGGTTCCTCGTCGCGCGTGACTCCTGTCCGAGTATGACGAAGTCGCTCTGGGAGGGCGACGAGCGCTACCTGAACACCTACTGGTCGAGCTTCGAGGAGCCGCCGATGTGGGACCACGGCGACTGGGCGCAGAAGGACGAGGACGGCTTCTGGTTCCTCCACGGCCGCGCGGACGACGCGCTGAACGTCGCGGGCCGGAAGGTCGGCCCCGCCGAGGTCGAGGGTGCACTCATCGAACACGAGGCCGTCAACCAGGCCGCCGCCGTGGGTGTGCCCGACGACACGACCGGCACCGCAGTCGTGACCTACGTCATCCTCGAACCGGGCGTCGAGGAGAGCGGCGAGTTGCGCGAGGAACTCCGCGCGCAGGTGGGCGAGGAACTCGGCAAGCCGTTCCGCCCGCGCGAGGTGCTGTTCGTCGACGAGTTCCCGAAGACGCAGTCGGGGAAGATCATCCGCCGTGCCATCCAGGCGACCTACACGGGTGAGGACCTCGGGGACATGAGCAGCATCGAGAACCCCGACGCGCTGGAGGACCTCGAGGACGCGCGATAG
- a CDS encoding winged helix-turn-helix domain-containing protein has protein sequence MSREEPLRTDGGEAAETAFSLVGNETRAEILRVLGEDPWEPASFSDLRSAVDPDIDSGQFNYHLQQLVGVFVERTDEGYRLRSRGATLYRTLRAGTFTRSPDVAAFDAGFDCHFCGGRPEARYGDGTFDLECPDCGHLYTHSMAPPSTFEDVPTPEDLLDRVDSYTRHQVLAYARGVCPHCVTGLDVSLVDAEDVWTESAGDLTLFARYHCPHCDNRHFVSLGMALLSYPALVAFCYERGLDVTSVPHWELEFVATDRTVTVHSRDPWEVSLAVALEGDRLELVVDDSLEVVETHRE, from the coding sequence GTGTCCCGAGAAGAGCCACTGCGGACCGACGGCGGCGAAGCCGCAGAGACGGCGTTCTCGCTGGTCGGCAACGAGACGCGAGCCGAGATACTGCGCGTGCTCGGTGAAGACCCGTGGGAGCCGGCGTCGTTCTCCGACCTTCGGTCGGCAGTCGACCCGGACATCGACAGCGGTCAGTTCAACTACCACCTCCAGCAGCTCGTCGGCGTGTTCGTGGAGCGGACCGACGAGGGCTACCGGCTTCGGAGCCGTGGCGCGACGCTCTATCGGACACTCCGGGCGGGGACGTTCACTCGGTCGCCCGACGTGGCTGCGTTCGACGCGGGCTTCGACTGTCACTTCTGTGGCGGGCGCCCCGAGGCACGGTACGGCGACGGGACGTTCGACCTCGAGTGTCCCGACTGTGGACACCTCTACACCCACTCGATGGCGCCGCCGAGCACCTTCGAGGATGTACCGACGCCCGAGGACCTGCTCGACCGGGTGGATTCGTACACCCGCCATCAGGTCCTCGCGTACGCCCGCGGCGTGTGCCCCCACTGTGTGACCGGACTCGACGTCTCGCTGGTCGACGCCGAGGACGTCTGGACCGAGAGCGCCGGAGACCTGACGCTGTTCGCCCGGTATCACTGTCCCCACTGCGACAACCGGCACTTCGTGTCGCTGGGGATGGCACTGCTCTCGTATCCGGCGCTGGTCGCGTTCTGCTACGAACGGGGGCTGGACGTGACGAGTGTCCCACACTGGGAACTCGAGTTCGTGGCGACCGACCGGACGGTGACCGTCCACTCGCGCGACCCGTGGGAGGTGTCGCTCGCCGTCGCGCTGGAGGGCGACAGACTGGAACTGGTAGTGGACGACTCACTCGAGGTGGTGGAGACCCACCGCGAGTGA
- a CDS encoding N-acyl homoserine lactonase family protein has protein sequence MPANSVHAFNTATWSLDNSFLVQLTSPGEAYDAVCPFYLIDHPEGVALVDTGISHDMLDDPEEYGSGAGFMEAFLPAIEYDASMHPRAHLADAGYSPGDVDYVVMSHLHSDHAGHLDVFPDAEFVVQQSELRYCWWPAPVQEVFYLDGDFSMLRSNHYDVTVVEGEYDVFGDGSVVTVPTPGHTPGHQSVQVELGDQTVILGIDVAHQQDGLDREHTASFNDDLGQSLTSMRELKARAKREDADLYVTHDNDHIEAFEGGLR, from the coding sequence ATGCCAGCCAACAGCGTCCACGCGTTCAACACCGCGACGTGGTCCCTCGACAACTCCTTCCTCGTCCAGTTGACGAGCCCCGGTGAGGCGTACGACGCGGTCTGTCCGTTCTACCTGATCGACCACCCCGAGGGGGTCGCGCTGGTCGACACGGGCATCTCCCACGACATGCTCGACGACCCCGAGGAGTACGGCTCGGGCGCGGGATTCATGGAGGCGTTCCTGCCCGCCATCGAGTACGACGCCTCGATGCACCCGCGCGCGCACCTCGCGGACGCGGGCTACTCGCCCGGTGACGTGGACTACGTCGTGATGAGTCACCTCCACTCGGACCACGCGGGCCACCTCGACGTCTTCCCGGACGCCGAGTTCGTCGTCCAGCAGTCGGAACTGCGCTACTGCTGGTGGCCCGCCCCGGTCCAGGAGGTGTTCTACCTCGACGGCGACTTCTCGATGCTCCGCTCGAACCACTACGACGTGACCGTCGTCGAGGGCGAGTACGACGTCTTCGGCGACGGGAGCGTCGTCACGGTCCCGACGCCAGGTCACACCCCCGGCCACCAGTCCGTGCAGGTCGAACTGGGCGACCAGACGGTGATACTGGGGATCGACGTGGCCCACCAGCAGGACGGCCTCGACCGGGAACACACCGCCTCGTTCAACGACGACCTGGGCCAGTCGCTCACGTCCATGCGGGAACTGAAGGCCCGCGCGAAGCGTGAGGACGCCGACCTCTACGTCACGCACGACAACGACCACATCGAGGCGTTCGAGGGGGGCCTGCGCTGA
- a CDS encoding VNG_1110C family protein, producing the protein MADASTFRDSTQILLHPEALDVVREDLESEFTVTVLDGDPARIIGSPVEIKSVNEFLVRHGVYTA; encoded by the coding sequence ATGGCCGACGCCAGCACTTTCCGGGACAGCACGCAGATACTCCTGCACCCGGAGGCCCTCGACGTCGTACGCGAGGACCTGGAGTCGGAGTTCACCGTCACAGTCCTCGACGGCGACCCGGCCCGCATCATCGGCAGCCCGGTCGAGATCAAGTCGGTGAACGAGTTCCTCGTCCGCCACGGCGTCTACACGGCCTGA
- a CDS encoding OBG GTPase family GTP-binding protein produces MGLEEEIEAIEEEIANTPYNKSTEGHIGRLKAKLSEKKEKLERQQSGSGGGGGYAVEKTGDATVAFVGFPSVGKSTLLNALTNAESEVGEYEFTTLNVQPGMLKYRGANIQLLDVPGLIEGAAGGRGGGREVLSVVRTADLVLFVLSVFEPDQYSKLRQELYYNKVRLDTEPKSVSVTKRHKGGLKVTTNRDIGLEEATVKEILREYGYVNADVTIREEITIDQLVDALQANRVYLPSAVAVNKADLIQPDYKETVDEQLRELDIDPEEAVFISAEEEKGLEALKEKIWEKLGLIRIYMDKPGRGVDYEEPLVLMEGEHTVDDALDRLGGSFDERFRFARVTGESAKHDEQQVGRDHELADEDVLRIVARK; encoded by the coding sequence ATGGGGCTCGAAGAGGAGATCGAGGCGATCGAAGAAGAGATCGCCAACACCCCCTACAACAAGTCGACCGAGGGACACATCGGCCGGCTGAAGGCCAAGCTCTCCGAGAAGAAGGAGAAGCTAGAGCGCCAGCAGTCCGGCTCGGGCGGCGGTGGTGGCTACGCCGTCGAGAAGACGGGCGACGCCACGGTGGCGTTCGTCGGCTTCCCGTCGGTCGGCAAGTCCACGCTCCTGAACGCCCTGACCAACGCCGAGAGCGAGGTGGGCGAGTACGAGTTCACCACGCTGAACGTCCAGCCGGGGATGCTGAAGTACCGCGGTGCGAACATCCAGCTGCTGGACGTGCCCGGCCTCATCGAGGGGGCCGCGGGCGGGCGCGGCGGTGGGCGCGAGGTGCTCTCGGTCGTCCGGACCGCCGACCTCGTCCTGTTCGTCCTCTCGGTCTTCGAGCCCGACCAGTACTCGAAGCTCCGACAGGAACTCTACTACAACAAGGTCCGACTGGATACGGAGCCCAAGAGCGTCTCAGTCACCAAGCGCCACAAGGGCGGGCTGAAGGTGACGACCAACCGTGACATCGGGCTGGAGGAGGCGACGGTCAAGGAGATCCTGCGCGAGTACGGCTACGTCAACGCCGACGTGACCATCCGCGAGGAGATAACCATCGATCAACTGGTCGACGCGCTGCAGGCCAACCGCGTCTACCTCCCGAGCGCCGTCGCGGTGAACAAGGCCGACCTCATCCAGCCCGACTACAAGGAGACGGTCGACGAACAGCTGCGCGAGCTCGACATCGACCCCGAGGAGGCCGTCTTCATCAGTGCCGAGGAGGAGAAGGGGCTGGAGGCGCTCAAAGAGAAGATCTGGGAGAAACTCGGCCTCATCCGCATCTACATGGACAAGCCGGGCCGCGGCGTCGACTACGAGGAGCCGCTGGTCCTGATGGAGGGTGAACACACCGTCGACGACGCGCTCGACCGACTCGGCGGGAGCTTCGACGAGCGGTTCCGCTTCGCGCGCGTCACCGGCGAGTCCGCGAAACACGACGAGCAACAGGTGGGCCGGGACCACGAACTCGCCGACGAGGACGTCCTCCGCATCGTGGCACGGAAGTAA
- a CDS encoding TIGR04206 family protein, whose translation MAHSTPRRRLLVLLAVAVVPWTVVFIGNEVTLLFPFGAFNSNPPQLTDLYTLLSYGWRLPRNPELLPLSYTFYALALASVGAGVVRSGLEPERLTAGLLVLAGVTHVGVAYSVAYRLQWTPVPVGSLLLLAAAWWYYWEDLRTLVVSPERQLD comes from the coding sequence GTGGCCCACTCGACGCCCCGCCGCCGACTGCTGGTACTCCTCGCGGTCGCCGTCGTCCCGTGGACGGTCGTCTTCATCGGGAACGAGGTGACCCTGCTGTTCCCGTTCGGAGCCTTCAACTCCAATCCTCCACAACTCACCGACCTCTACACGCTGCTCTCGTACGGATGGCGACTCCCACGCAACCCGGAACTCCTGCCCCTGAGTTACACCTTCTACGCGCTCGCGCTCGCGAGCGTGGGGGCGGGCGTCGTCCGGTCCGGTCTCGAACCGGAGCGACTCACGGCCGGGCTGCTGGTGCTCGCCGGCGTGACACACGTCGGGGTCGCCTACAGCGTCGCGTACAGACTCCAGTGGACGCCCGTGCCCGTGGGGTCGCTGTTGTTGCTCGCGGCCGCGTGGTGGTACTACTGGGAGGACCTCCGGACGCTCGTCGTCTCGCCGGAGCGGCAACTCGACTAG
- a CDS encoding VOC family protein: MDGTLDHVMMRVEDLEASLDWYTEYLDYEEKGRWEADTFTNVFLGPEDMHEDGGLLELTYNHDGRTYTHGDAWGHIAVRVEDVYEAYEELMDAGVEDYRDPDSCGGQYAFVKDPDGHEVEIVERDHGARWSLDHTMIRVEDGDATIGWLTRKLEYDLFRRAELDTFALYFMKPEDAPDEAMSLELTVNYDDRTYDVGDAWGHVAARVDDLEGDWATLMDREAEDYRDPESCGFNYAFTKLPDGQEVEFVTR; the protein is encoded by the coding sequence ATGGACGGCACGCTCGACCACGTGATGATGCGCGTGGAGGACCTGGAGGCGTCGCTCGACTGGTACACCGAGTACCTCGACTACGAGGAGAAGGGCCGCTGGGAGGCCGACACGTTCACGAACGTCTTTCTGGGCCCCGAGGACATGCACGAGGACGGTGGCCTGCTCGAACTGACGTACAACCACGACGGGCGCACCTACACGCACGGGGACGCGTGGGGTCACATCGCCGTGCGCGTCGAGGACGTCTACGAGGCCTACGAGGAACTGATGGACGCCGGTGTCGAGGACTACCGCGACCCGGACTCCTGTGGTGGGCAGTACGCGTTCGTGAAGGACCCCGACGGCCACGAGGTCGAGATCGTCGAGCGCGACCACGGGGCGCGCTGGAGTCTCGACCACACGATGATTCGCGTCGAGGACGGTGACGCCACGATTGGCTGGCTCACCCGAAAGCTCGAGTACGACCTGTTCCGTCGTGCCGAACTTGATACGTTCGCGCTCTACTTCATGAAGCCAGAGGACGCCCCGGACGAGGCGATGAGCCTCGAACTCACCGTCAACTACGACGACCGGACCTACGACGTGGGCGACGCGTGGGGCCATGTCGCCGCCCGGGTCGACGATTTAGAGGGCGACTGGGCGACGCTGATGGACCGCGAGGCCGAGGACTACCGCGACCCCGAGTCCTGTGGGTTCAACTACGCGTTCACGAAGCTTCCGGACGGGCAGGAAGTCGAGTTCGTCACCCGGTAA